The Candidatus Neomarinimicrobiota bacterium DNA window CTTAACTCCCATGATAGAGTTGATAAAAAACTATTGATTCTTTCCAAAAATGGTAAAGGTAAAAATTATTAATTCTTATACTTAATAAAATAATTTTGAAATAGCATATATTTTAATTATTAAAGTTTTTATATAAAAAAAGTCCTTAAAATAATTCAATTTATTATCGAATCTGACTTCAAACCTCTGATTTAAATTATCTAAACAACTTATTCTTTATCTTCTTCATCCTTCATATACTCACCATAATATTTTTTCAAACAATCAGGGCATATACCATGACTGAATTGGGCATCAGAATGATCCTGGATGTAAGCTTCCAGTCTCTGCCAGCTATCGGCATCGGTACGTATCTTATGGCAAATCGAACAGATCGGAATTATCCCCTGAAGTGTTTTAATATGTTGTAGCGCATCCTGTAGCTCAGCAATTTTTTTAGATAACTCTTCCTGCAACCGAATTATCCTAATACCAACTTCTATTCTTGCTTTTAATTCATCTTTATCATAGGGTTTCGTTACGTAATCATCAGCACCCGCATTCAATCCTTCAACTATTTTTTCCTTTTCTGCTAATGCAGTTAAGAGTATAATATATGTTGGTAAACCTTTCTCGACAGAGATCCTTCGGACTTTTTGACTTTCCCTTACTTTCTTTATCACCTGAATGCCATCTATTTCTGGCATCATCCAGTCAAGCAGAGCCAATCTTGGACTATCATTAGAGATTAATTTTTCTAAAGCATCTTTGCCGTTGTATGTAGATATCACATCATGTCCCCATTTAGTTAAAATAGTTTTAAGAATTGTATGAGAAGTCAAATCATCTTCAGCTATTAAAATTTTCATATTCCCCCCTAATTATTTCAAAACCTTTAATAAATAGTCAAACTCCTCTTTTAATTCTGTTAGCAGCTTCATTGCTTCATCAAATTTCTTATTTATGCAGGCATTTTCCAAATTTTTTGCAATGTTACCAAATCCATATGCGCTAATGTTAAAAGCTGATCCTTTCAGTGTATGAGACTCTTTTCTGGCCTCTTCAAACTTGTTTTCTTTAATTAATTTTTCAAGTTTTGCAATCCTTTTTTGTGCACCAGTTTTAAAAGTATCCAATACCTGCAGTAGTACATCTTCATCTCCCATAAGTTTTTCCAATAATTCCGAACTGTTAAATCGATTCGCGTCAAATACAACGATACCCTCTTTATTTCTTTTTTCTTCTTTCTTCTTTTCTTTATCAAGTTTCAGATACTTATTGATCACATCTATAAGGGTTCCGGATTGAATTGGCTTTGTGATATAGTCATTCATTCCAGCTTCAAGACTCCTATCTTTCTCCCATTTAAGAACATGAGCACTCATTGCAATTATAGGCACATTGGGATTCTTTACCTTTTTACTTTTCCTTATTCTCTCTGTAGTTTCAAAACCATCTAATCCAGGCATTTCAATATCCATAAACACCAGATCATAATCATCTGACTTTAACTTCTCAATAGCCTCTTTACCGCTAGCTGCAATATCGACATCAAAACCAAGCTTGGTTAACATCGCTTTTGCAACCATTTGATTTGTCTCATTATCCTCGGTAACGAGAATTTTGACCTTCCTGCCACCCTTAGTATACCCTGTTCTTTTTATCAAATCCTCTTCGATCGGTTTCAATGCCTCTTTACCAAAAACGTAAGCAATACTATTAAAAAGTTGAGATTGTTTTACAGGTTTGATTAGATATGCAGAAAAACCTATATTTTCTAACCTTTTTGTATCGACACTTTTACCAAGAGAAGATAGCATTATTAACTTCATATCGGTTAATTGACTATCAGCTTTTATTAATCTCCCAAGCTCATCCCCGCTCATTCCTGGCATAGCCATATCCAGTATTGCGAGATCATATTTTATTCCTTTCTTTAATTCCTCCTTTAAAAAAGGTATTACTTCCTTTGGATCACCAAATTCAACATGTTTCATACCCCATTTCTCAAGCAACATGGATAAAAACTTTCGGTTTGTGTGATTATCATCAACAACAATAACACGTTTATCTTTCAAATCATATTTAAGTAAAATCTTCTTCTTTTTGACTTCCTTGGGTAGCTTTACTTTTATAAAAAACCAAAATTTTGAACCCTTCCCAACCTCACTCTCTACACCAATTTGACCGCCCATCATCTCTACAAGTTTTTTACAAATTGACAGACCAAGACCCGTACCGCCGTATTTTCTTGTTGTAGAAGAATCCGCCTGCTTAAATGGCGAAAAAATTTCCTGAATCTTATCCTTTGGTATCCCTACGCCAGTATCTTTAACCTCAAAATAGATTTCACATTCACTATCAGTTGCACTCTGCAGCCTCGCCGTAATACTTACCTCTCCCTCACCAGTAAACTTAATTGCATTGCCTATAAGATTTGTTAGTATTTGCTGTAAATGACCCGGATCGCCAATTACAATCTCTGGTACAGCTGGATCAATAAAACTAACAATTTCAAGTCCTTTTTCATACGACTTAATTGCTTGGGATTGAACTACATTTTCTATTATATCATATATATTAAAATCTGTTGATTCAATTTCCATCTTACCAGCTTCAATTTTAGAAAAGTCAAGAATTTCATTGATAACATTTAATAGTATTTCACCGCTCTTTTTAATAATCTCTACATAATCCCTTTGCTCCTTTGTTAGATCTGTCTCGAGTAACAAATCTGTCATCCCAATAATTCCATTAAGAGGTGTCCTGATTTCATGACTCATTGTGGCAAGAAATTCACTCTTAGCCTGATTTGCCAGCTCGGCTTCGAGAGCCATCCGATTTGCATGTTGTATTGCAAGTTCAAGCTGTCTATTGACCATTTCAGATTCTTCTTTTGCTTTTCGCAGGACTTCTTCTACCATCTTTCTTTCACTAATGTCATGTTGATACACATTTATCTCAACAACTTCATTTGCTCTATTTTTTATAGCAGTAGCAGAGCAATCAACTATGATAATCTCCCCATCCTTACGAATAAGTTCTAATTCTGAGGAAAACATACCTTCTTTGTTTATATTTTTCAAAAAATTCCCAAATTTTTCTCGCGAAGATTCAGACATAAGAGACTGCAATTTTTTACCAATTAGATCTTTTCGATCCATTTTGAGCATTTTTTCTGCTGCCGAGTTTGTGGACTTTATATTTCCCGCTACATCAATAATAAAAATGATAAAATTGGCGTACTCGATAAGCTTCTTTAAACGAGATTCGCTCTCTCTTATTCTATCTTCATATTCTTTTATTGCTGTTATATCTCTTGAAATACCTACCAGTCCCCTCAAATTACCATCTTTATCAATATATGGAACTTTTGTTGTTAGCATCCATCGTTTTTTGCCCATATAAGAAACTAATTCAGGCCTCCCGATGATAGATTCTTTAGTTGATAATATTTTTCTTTCATCTTTAAATGCTTCTTTAGCATGAGAATAATCAAAAAAATCAAAGTCACTTTTGCCTATTGCGTCTTCCGGTCTTTTTAAACCCAAGCTATCGGCATGGGATTTACTGATACGAATAAACCTTAATTCTGTATCCTTGAAATAAATGTGATCAGGTAGATTATTCATTAAAACATCTAGCATACTTTTCTCAGTCTCATACTTCCTATTTAATTTTATCCACTCAATTCTCCTTTTAATATGCCCAACAAGTGATGAAATAAATTTTATAAATTCTATAACGTCGCCAGATGTGATCTTTGAATTTCCACCAAATATTATAAAACCGTAGTCCTTGTTATTATATCTATTCTTTGCAATAATAAAATCTGATATCTCAGCGAAGTCTCTGATTAACTCATTTATTAGTCTTATAGAACCAATCTCTTCACGAGACAATTGTATGTATGCTCTATTTCTCAATAGTTTGAAAATTTCATCGATATTCTGTTTTCCAAAATATTTTCCAAGCTCGAAATTTTTATATTTTTCGTCAAACTTACTTTTTACAATCAATTTGTTTTCTTCAATCAGTCCAACCACTATTAAGTAGATACCAAGTCTATCGTCTATATCTCTAACATATTTTTCAATGGCAGCGAATATATCACTAGTGACAAGTGTGTCATCATCGATTATTCTTTTTAGAATGTCAAATTCAATTTTAACTCTTTCTTTAATAGCATTTAAATTTTCTTCACTCATAGACCGGCTCATAGGTCACTCCATTCAAATTTCATATTTAAATTAAACATTAAATATATTGATTGTAAGTCCTAATTTTCTATCTAACTTAACAGATAACGAACTTAATTTATGAAAACTTTAACTAAAGTCTATTTTTTCTGGACTTTTTATAAAAAAGTTATATATTATTAATGCTTTAGTTGAAAGGGGTTGTTCTGAGGAACAAAATCCAGGATAAATTTTACATAGCGTTTATTACAGCAATTCTTGCCATCTTAATAATATTTATGGGAAAAAGTAAAACCCTTCCTTCTGGCGTTGTCACAATCCAGCTCAATGGCATAAATAATCAAGAGCTGGTATCAAAAATTAACGATGCCTTAAAAAATATAGAGGGAATAAGACCTGTTTATATTGATAAAAAATCAAATACATGTACAATACGATACGATTCTAGTGTTGTAAATTATGATTTAATCAAAAGCAGCCTGATAAACTTTGGCATAAAAGTAGAAAAAAATGAAAATCTTAATAAAAACCAAAAAAAACCTGAACCGATTTTAAAAATAAGAATAATTAACTGATAAAAATGAACTCTTACCATAAATTTATTTGGTGGTATAGAAGTTATAATAAGGCGGGTCAGTGAAATATAAACAAAAAAATTTATTAGACCCGCCTTAAAAATGGCGGGTTTTTTATAATAAATATATGACTAATTATCGGAGGAACTATGGACAAAAAAATATTTTTATCGGAAAATGAAATGCCTCAAAGATGGTATAATATTATGCACGATCTACCTGAAAAACCAGCGCCACCTTTACACCCTGCTGAACTACGTCCTTTACAGCCAGATGACCTTAAACCGCTATTCCCAATGGAGCTGATAAAACAGGAGGTTAGCAATCAGGAATATATAGAAATTCCTGCTGATGTTCTTGATATTTATAGACTATGGAGACCAACTCCACTGGTAAGAGCTGAAAATTTCGAAAAAGCAATAGATACAAAATGCCGAATATATTATAAAAACGAAAGTGTAAGCCCTCCTGGTTCACATAAACCAAACACAGCTGTTGCTCAGGCTTATTATAATTACAAGGAGGGCATAGATACTATCACAACTGAAACAGGGGCTGGTCAGTGGGGAAGTGCTCTTGCCTTTGCATGTAACTTTTTCAAATTAAACTGCAAAGTGTTTATGGTAAAGGTAAGCTATTACCAGAAACCATATAGAAAATCCATGATGAAAGTATGGAATGCAGAAATAAACCCAAGCCCAAGTAACCTAACAGATTTTGGTAAAAAAGTACTGAAAGAAAATCCAGATAGTCCTGGTAGCCTTGGGATTGCTATATCAGAAGCCATAGAAGTAGCTGTAAAAAATGCCAATGCCCACTACTCCCTCGGATCAGTTCTGAACCACGTTCTTATACACCAGACAATAATTGGAGAAGAAGCAATCAGTCAAATGAAAATCGCTGGAGACTTTCCTGATGTAGTAATTGGATGTGTGGGTGGAGGAAGTAACTTTGCTGGGATATCATTTCCATTTATAAGAGAAAAAATAAAAGGAAAAAACTTGAGAGCTATCGCTGCAGAACCCACATCCTGTCCAACCCTGACGCGCGGAGAATACATGTATGATTTTGGAGATACTGCACAAATGACACCACTATTATTAATGCATACCTTAGGTCATGATTTTATTCCACCTAAGATACATGCGGGAGGCCTCAGATATCACGGTATGGCTCCAATGCTCAGCCATATGAAAAAACTTGGCTTAATCGAGGCAAGAGCTTATCCTCAGCTTGAAGTATTTGATGCAGCTGTTAAATTCGCTCGCTCCGAGGGTATAATTCCAGCTCCAGAGACAAGTCATGCAATAAAATGTGTTATTGACGTTGCCAAAGAAACAGACAAAAATGGTAAACCTTTAACCATTTTATTTAATTTTAGTGGCCATGGACATTTTGATATGGCTGCTTACGATGAATATTTCGAGGGAAAACTGGAAAATTACTATTTCAATTTAAAAGAAGCGGAAAAATGCATCACTGTATTGAAAGAGATAAACGAAAAGATAAAATCAAAAATTTAAAGAAGGTGCCCAGGGTGGGATTCGAACCCACAAGCCCTTGCGGGCACTAGGTCCTGAACCTAGCGTGTTTGCCAATTTCACCACCTGGGCAGTTTTCAAAAATCGAGGAATTAATTTATTCAATAAAGGAATGAACTTCAACAGTGTTAAATTAGTAAAGTGGAAAAAGATTGGGACTCGATCATGAGATTAGCATATTTTTGTATCGTATTGATAATTCTACTAAAAACAGTACCTACATACCCGCAAATATATCAGGTTTATGAATTCGAACCAGTAATTGTATATTCTTCAAAAATCGGAACAAGAATAAATGAATATCCCGGTATCGTAACTGTAATTGACAAAGCAGAATTAAATACTTTCAAAACTACTACCATAAATGAAATACTAAAATTTTTAACTGGCATCGATTTAAAAACAAGGGGTGTTCAAGGGATACAGGCAGACCCTTCTTTAAATGGCTTCAGTTTTGAGCAGATTCTAATTATGGTTAATGGAATTCCTCTGAATGATCCTCAAACTGGACATCATAATCTTGATCTCCCAATTGATATAAAGAATGTAGAAAGAATCGAGGTTATTTCGGGTGGGAGCTCACCAACAAATGGACAAAATGCCTTTGGAGGCACGATAAACATAATCCTCAAAAACATTG harbors:
- a CDS encoding TrpB-like pyridoxal phosphate-dependent enzyme gives rise to the protein MDKKIFLSENEMPQRWYNIMHDLPEKPAPPLHPAELRPLQPDDLKPLFPMELIKQEVSNQEYIEIPADVLDIYRLWRPTPLVRAENFEKAIDTKCRIYYKNESVSPPGSHKPNTAVAQAYYNYKEGIDTITTETGAGQWGSALAFACNFFKLNCKVFMVKVSYYQKPYRKSMMKVWNAEINPSPSNLTDFGKKVLKENPDSPGSLGIAISEAIEVAVKNANAHYSLGSVLNHVLIHQTIIGEEAISQMKIAGDFPDVVIGCVGGGSNFAGISFPFIREKIKGKNLRAIAAEPTSCPTLTRGEYMYDFGDTAQMTPLLLMHTLGHDFIPPKIHAGGLRYHGMAPMLSHMKKLGLIEARAYPQLEVFDAAVKFARSEGIIPAPETSHAIKCVIDVAKETDKNGKPLTILFNFSGHGHFDMAAYDEYFEGKLENYYFNLKEAEKCITVLKEINEKIKSKI
- a CDS encoding response regulator transcription factor, whose translation is MKILIAEDDLTSHTILKTILTKWGHDVISTYNGKDALEKLISNDSPRLALLDWMMPEIDGIQVIKKVRESQKVRRISVEKGLPTYIILLTALAEKEKIVEGLNAGADDYVTKPYDKDELKARIEVGIRIIRLQEELSKKIAELQDALQHIKTLQGIIPICSICHKIRTDADSWQRLEAYIQDHSDAQFSHGICPDCLKKYYGEYMKDEEDKE
- a CDS encoding response regulator, whose amino-acid sequence is MSEENLNAIKERVKIEFDILKRIIDDDTLVTSDIFAAIEKYVRDIDDRLGIYLIVVGLIEENKLIVKSKFDEKYKNFELGKYFGKQNIDEIFKLLRNRAYIQLSREEIGSIRLINELIRDFAEISDFIIAKNRYNNKDYGFIIFGGNSKITSGDVIEFIKFISSLVGHIKRRIEWIKLNRKYETEKSMLDVLMNNLPDHIYFKDTELRFIRISKSHADSLGLKRPEDAIGKSDFDFFDYSHAKEAFKDERKILSTKESIIGRPELVSYMGKKRWMLTTKVPYIDKDGNLRGLVGISRDITAIKEYEDRIRESESRLKKLIEYANFIIFIIDVAGNIKSTNSAAEKMLKMDRKDLIGKKLQSLMSESSREKFGNFLKNINKEGMFSSELELIRKDGEIIIVDCSATAIKNRANEVVEINVYQHDISERKMVEEVLRKAKEESEMVNRQLELAIQHANRMALEAELANQAKSEFLATMSHEIRTPLNGIIGMTDLLLETDLTKEQRDYVEIIKKSGEILLNVINEILDFSKIEAGKMEIESTDFNIYDIIENVVQSQAIKSYEKGLEIVSFIDPAVPEIVIGDPGHLQQILTNLIGNAIKFTGEGEVSITARLQSATDSECEIYFEVKDTGVGIPKDKIQEIFSPFKQADSSTTRKYGGTGLGLSICKKLVEMMGGQIGVESEVGKGSKFWFFIKVKLPKEVKKKKILLKYDLKDKRVIVVDDNHTNRKFLSMLLEKWGMKHVEFGDPKEVIPFLKEELKKGIKYDLAILDMAMPGMSGDELGRLIKADSQLTDMKLIMLSSLGKSVDTKRLENIGFSAYLIKPVKQSQLFNSIAYVFGKEALKPIEEDLIKRTGYTKGGRKVKILVTEDNETNQMVAKAMLTKLGFDVDIAASGKEAIEKLKSDDYDLVFMDIEMPGLDGFETTERIRKSKKVKNPNVPIIAMSAHVLKWEKDRSLEAGMNDYITKPIQSGTLIDVINKYLKLDKEKKKEEKRNKEGIVVFDANRFNSSELLEKLMGDEDVLLQVLDTFKTGAQKRIAKLEKLIKENKFEEARKESHTLKGSAFNISAYGFGNIAKNLENACINKKFDEAMKLLTELKEEFDYLLKVLK